GTCCCTTGCCCCGCAAGGTATGGGAAAAGCCGCATCAGGAGAATCTGACAGGCACGGCGCTGGCTTATGCGCCTGCGGGATCACTCCGGCGGGCTGAGCCGAAGGAGCGCCGCGATTACGAGGCGTGGAGCCCGGAATAGGGATATGTCGGAAAACAAAACAGAGATTATCGTGGGTGGCGCCGTCTTAGCGGCTGCTATCGGGTTTTTGGTCTATGCGGGGCAGGTCACCGGGTTTTCCACGGGCGGTGAGGGCTATGAGCTGAACGCCAGCTTCCGCTCTGCGGATGGGATCGACGTGGGCACGGATGTGCGCCTTGCGGGTGTCAAGGTGGGCCGGGTGACGGCCATGAACCTCGACCCCGAGACATACCGCGCAGGCACGACCTTTACCGTCACTCAAGGCATCAGCGTGCCGGATGACAGCGCGGTTGCGATCTCGTCTGAGGGCCTTTTGGGTGGGAATTACGTCGAGATTTTGCCCGGTGGCTCGCCCTTCGTCTTTGAGGCGGGTGATACGATTGAATTCACCCAAGGATCAGTCAGCCTTGTGTCGCTTTTGATGAAATTCGTTGGCGGGGATGACGGCGGTAGCGCGGAATGATGCGGAGTGTCGCGGTTGCATGT
The nucleotide sequence above comes from Roseovarius carneus. Encoded proteins:
- the mlaD gene encoding outer membrane lipid asymmetry maintenance protein MlaD, giving the protein MSENKTEIIVGGAVLAAAIGFLVYAGQVTGFSTGGEGYELNASFRSADGIDVGTDVRLAGVKVGRVTAMNLDPETYRAGTTFTVTQGISVPDDSAVAISSEGLLGGNYVEILPGGSPFVFEAGDTIEFTQGSVSLVSLLMKFVGGDDGGSAE